From a region of the Primulina eburnea isolate SZY01 chromosome 7, ASM2296580v1, whole genome shotgun sequence genome:
- the LOC140836692 gene encoding nuclear transcription factor Y subunit A-7-like, with product MTSSVHNLAENGEAEGQQKLTESQTQSSSMANGHPGIPPTMHYAATAQIGVGNVMAQTAYPYPDPYYRNPYETQPYPAQPYPSQPLVHLQLMGIQQGGVPLPTGTVEEPVFVNAKQYHGIMRRRQSRAKAESENKLLKSRKPYLHESRHLHALRRNRGTGGRFQKKNENQQNKEESSDKSKNKINLNCEKEAPNSSESAS from the exons ATGACCTCCTCCGTTCACAACCTTGCTG AGAATGGCGAGGCTGAGGGGCAACAAAAGCTCACGGAATCCCAAACCCAGTCTTCTTCCATGGCCAACGGACATCCTGGTATACCACCGACAATGCACTATGCGGCTACTGCTCAAATTGGAGTTGGAAATGTTATG GCACAGACGGCTTACCCATATCCAGATCCTTACTACAGAAATCCCTATGAAACACAACCTTATCCAGCACAGCCTTATCCTTCACAGCCTTTG GTCCACCTTCAGTTGATGGGAATTCAGCAGGGTGGTGTTCCTTTGCCAACAGGCACAGTTGAGGAGCCTGTCTTCGTCAATGCCAAGCAATATCACGGCATCATGCGGCGTAGACAATCTCGTGCAAAGGCTGAGTCAGAAAACAAACTTTTGAAATCTAGGAAG CCATACTTGCATGAATCCAGGCATTTGCACGCGCTGAGGAGAAACAGAGGAACAGGAGGTCGTTTCCAGAAGAAGAATGAGAACCAGCAAAACAAGGAGGAATCAAGTGATAAATCCAAGAACAAGATCAACCTCAACTGTGAAAAGGAAGCTCCTAATTCTTCAGAAAGTGCTTCTTGA
- the LOC140836694 gene encoding U3 snoRNP-associated protein-like EMB2271, which translates to MKGKHLKKKKTSEQQDKFSNKKRFSVARDPFFEDSDSKRRRKFGNGGDENIESSDDEAFDSDGDRGREEEREEELEETPAEKRKRLAYAMLEKMRKEEEDGLEDGEEARTEREGERDSLIAKLLQQEQMEESGRLRRAIATRVQKPEPSQGFQLLVKHQQPVTAVALSEDDSRGFSASKNGAIEHWDIINGKAEKYTWPSDEVLKSHGLKDPQGRATKHSKHVLALAVSSDGRYLASGGLDRHVHLWDVRTREHIQAFPGHKGPVSCLTFRQGTSELFSGSSDRSIKIWNAEDRTYINTLFGHQSEVLTIDSLRKERVLTVGRDRTMHLWKVPEESQLIFRASASSLECCCFISNDEFLSGSDDGSIEHWNVMRKKPVHIVKNAHAPATVPSFENNGLSNGHKENNALDLEKLGSTALSWVNSITVCRNSDLAASGAGNGLIRLWKIENESKGISPLFELPLVGFVNSLAFAKSGKFLIAGVGQEPRLGRWGRISAARNGVSIHPLVLS; encoded by the exons ATGAAGGGCAAACATCTAAAGAAGAAGAAAACTTCGGAACAACAGGACAAGTTTAGCAATAAGAAGCGGTTCTCCGTTGCACGCGATCCATTTTTCGAAGATTCTGATTCGAAGCGGCGCCGTAAGTTTGGAAATGGAGGGGACGAAAACATTGAAAGCAGCGATGATGAAGCATTCGATTCGGATGGTGATAGGGGGCGAGAGGAGGAAAGGGAAGAAGAGTTAGAGGAGACGCCGGCGGAGAAGAGGAAGCGGTTGGCTTACGCAATGTTGGAGAAGAtgagaaaagaagaagaagatggaTTGGAGGACGGGGAGGAAGCTCGCACGGAGAGGGAGGGAGAGAGGGATTCACTTATTGCGAAGCTTTTGCAGCAAGAGCAGATGGAAGAGAGCGGCCGCCTCCGTAGAGCTATTGCAACAAG GGTTCAAAAGCCAGAACCAAGCCAGGGATTTCAGCTTCTTGTAAAACACCAGCAACCTGTTACTGCTGTGGCTCTATCTGAGGATGACTCGAGAGGATTTTCAGCTTCCAAGAATGGTGCCATTGAACATTGGGATATCATTAATGGGAAAGCTGAAAAGTATACATGGCCTAGTGATGAAGTTCTAAAGTCTCATGGTTTAAAGGACCCACAAGGTCGAGCTACTAAGCATAGCAAGCATGTTCTAGCACTGGCCGTTAGCTCTGATGGACGGTATTTGGCTAGTGGAGGCTTAGATCGACATGTTCATCTGTGGGACGTGCGTACACGAGAGCATATCCAG GCTTTTCCGGGACACAAAGGACCTGTCTCTTGCTTAACATTTAGACAGGGGACTTCAGAACTCTTTTCAGGTTCATCAGATAGATCTATAAAGATTTGGAATGCAGAAGATAGAACTTACATAAACACATTGTTTGGACACCAAAGCGAGGTGTTAACAATTGATAGCTTGAGGAAAGAACGTGTACTGACTGTTGGACGTGACCGGACCATGCACTTGTGGAAG GTTCCAGAAGAATCACAATTAATATTTCGGGCTTCTGCATCTTCCCTCGAATGCTGCTGCTTTATTAGTAATGATGAATTCCTGTCTGGTTCCGATGATGGAAGCATCGAACATTGGAATGTAATGCGTAAGAAGCCTGTTCATATTGTAAAAAACGCTCATGCCCCGGCGACTGTTCCCagttttgaaaataatgggCTATCCAATGGCCATAAAG AAAACAATGCCCTAGATTTAGAGAAACTTGGTTCCACAGCTCTTTCTTGGGTTAACTCAATCACTGTATGCAGAAACAGTGATCTTGCTGCTTCAGGTGCTGGAAATGGTTTGATACGGCTTTGGAAAATTGAGAACGAGTCCAAAGGCATCTCTCCTTTGTTTGAGCTCCCCCTG
- the LOC140836690 gene encoding ADP-ribosylation factor GTPase-activating protein AGD12-like, whose translation MNSHPSSLGRPSSGKRRLKDLLSQRDNRKCADCGAPDPKWASANIGVFICLKCCGVHRGLGTHISKVLSVTLDEWSDDEIDAMIEVGGNASANSIYEAYIPEGVSKPGPDSTHEVRSRFIRSKYELQEFLKPSLRITSAASKKHSLQASLSRKIMDSFRTSASSQKSEGMVEFIGMLKIFVLKGTNLAVRDMLSSDPYVVLTLGQQKAQTTVIKSNLNPIWNEELMLSVPQDYGSIKLQVYDHDTFSADDIMGEAEIDIQPMITSATAFGDAGMFGNMQIGKWLKSHDNALLEDSTVNIVDGKVKQAISLKLQNVESGELELELEWISLDQ comes from the exons ATGAACAGCCATCCATCTTCCTTGGGACGACCATCTTCAG GTAAACGAAGATTGAAAGATCTTCTGAGTCAACGTGATAACCGCAAATGTGCAGATTGTGGTGCTCCAGACCCAAAATGGGC GTCAGCAAATATTGGAGTGTTTATATGCTTGAAGTGTTGTGGAGTCCACAGAGGCCTTGGTACTCATATTTCTAAG GTTTTGTCCGTGACATTAGATGAATGGTCTGATGACGAAATCGATGCTATGATCGAGGTTGGTGGAAATGCGTCGGCAAATTCTATTTACGAGGCTTATATTCCTGAAGGAGTGTCGAAACCTGGACCTGACTCTACCCATGAAGTGCGTTCAAGATTTATCAG GTCCAAGTACGAGCTTCAAGAATTTCTGAAACCAAGCCTGCGTATAACATCAGCTGCTTCCAAAAAGCATTCTTTGCAAGCAAGTTTATCCAGGAAGATCATGGATAGTTTTCGAACTTCAGCTTCGTCACAAAAATCG GAAGGCATGGTGGAATTTATTGGAATGTTGAAGATTTTTGTGCTTAAAGGAACAAATTTAGCTGTCCGAGATATGCTTTCAAGTGATCCATATGTTGTCTTGACTCTTGGGCAGCAG AAAGCACAAACAACTGTGATTAAAAGCAATTTGAATCCTATCTGGAATGAGGAACTCATGCTTTCTGTTCCAcaagattatggttccatcaaGCTG CAAGTTTACGATCATGATACGTTTTCTGCGGATGATATTATGGGGGAAGCAGAGATAGATATTCAGCCAATGATAACTTCTGCAACTGCATTTGGAGATGCTGGAATGTTTGGAAACATGCAAATTGGAAAATGGCTGAAATCACACGACAATGCTTTGCTAGAAGACAGCACTGTCAATATTGTTGATGGTAAAGTGAAGCAGGCTATTTCCCTCAAGCTACAAAATGTAGAATCTGGAGAATTAGAACTTGAACTTGAGTGGATTTCTCTTGACCAATAG
- the LOC140836693 gene encoding uncharacterized protein, with amino-acid sequence MNKKEVFKLAKGFRGRAKNCIRIARERVEKALQYSYRDRRNKKRDMRSLWIQKINAGTRQHGVNYGNFIHGLTKENIQLNRKVLSELSMHEPYSFKALVDISRNAFPGNKATLPPRKEGLAILV; translated from the exons ATGAACAAGAAGGAGGTTTTCAAATTGGCGAAGGGTTTTAGGGGAAGAGCGAAGAACTGTATAAGGATCGCGAGAGAAAGGGTGGAGAAGGCCCTTCAGTATTCTTACAGAGACCGCCGCAACAAGAAAAGGGATATGCGGTCTCTTTGGATCCAGAAAATCAACGCTGGCACGAGACAGCACGGA GTGAACTACGGAAATTTCATCCATGGATTGACCAAGGAGAATATTCAACTGAACAGAAAAGTTTTATCGGAGCTGTCGATGCATGAGCCCTATAGCTTCAAGGCCCTTGTAGACATTTCACGCAACGCCTTTCCCGGTAACAAGGCAACTCTGCCTCCCAGGAAAGAGGGTCTTGCTATTCTTGTCTGA